The proteins below are encoded in one region of Streptomyces cyanogenus:
- a CDS encoding MFS transporter has translation MTTSQLLKDDRKPGVARREGHPGIALTVIAACQLMVVLDATIVNIALPHIQDALKFSTTDLTWVVSAYTLTFGGLLLLGARAGDILGRRRVFMAGILLFTFASLLGGLAQEPWQLLAARALQGVGGAIASPTSLALITTTFPEGPERNRAFGVFAAVSAGGGAIGLLAGGMLTDWLDWRWVLFVNVPIGVLIASLAPLYINESERHPGRFDITGALTSTVGMASLVYGFIRAAEEGWRDGLTLGSFGAAVVLLFAFVVTEMRAKEPITPLSMFTDRNRWGTYAIMLCLAAAMFGMFFYIVLFVQNVLGYSAIEAGVAFLPVTVAIAVGAGLSQRFLPVLGPKPFMMGGSALVVIGLVWQTFIRPDSTYVGGVLGPMLVFGFGMGLNFVTATVTAVSGVAQHEAGAASGLLNAMQQVGGSLGLSILTTVFGSASTDEAKKQLPKFLAGASPEQKARFAETHQLPAPWGHEVLAHGISTAFIPAAAMAALAFLTAWLVLRVRKSDLDSLSGTAGPHLG, from the coding sequence GTGACGACCTCTCAGCTGCTCAAGGACGATCGAAAACCGGGCGTTGCCCGCCGGGAGGGGCATCCCGGCATCGCACTCACCGTCATCGCGGCCTGCCAACTCATGGTGGTACTCGACGCGACGATTGTGAATATCGCACTCCCGCACATTCAAGACGCTCTCAAGTTCAGCACCACCGACCTGACTTGGGTGGTCAGCGCCTACACGCTCACCTTCGGCGGCCTGCTGCTGCTCGGTGCGCGGGCCGGTGACATCCTCGGCCGCCGCCGGGTGTTCATGGCCGGCATCCTGCTGTTCACCTTCGCCTCCCTGCTGGGCGGTCTGGCCCAGGAACCCTGGCAGCTGCTGGCCGCACGGGCCCTGCAGGGCGTGGGTGGCGCGATCGCGTCGCCCACGTCGCTGGCACTGATCACCACCACCTTCCCCGAAGGCCCGGAACGCAACCGCGCCTTCGGGGTGTTCGCCGCCGTGTCCGCGGGCGGCGGTGCCATCGGCCTCCTTGCGGGGGGCATGCTCACCGACTGGCTCGACTGGCGCTGGGTGCTGTTCGTCAACGTACCCATCGGTGTGCTGATCGCTTCGCTCGCGCCGCTGTACATCAACGAGTCCGAGCGGCACCCGGGTCGCTTCGACATCACCGGCGCCCTGACCTCCACCGTCGGCATGGCCTCGCTGGTGTACGGCTTCATCCGCGCCGCCGAGGAGGGCTGGCGGGACGGGCTCACCCTCGGCTCCTTCGGGGCTGCCGTGGTGCTGCTGTTCGCGTTCGTCGTCACCGAGATGCGGGCGAAGGAGCCGATCACCCCGCTCAGCATGTTCACCGACCGCAACCGCTGGGGCACGTACGCCATCATGCTGTGCCTGGCCGCGGCGATGTTCGGCATGTTCTTCTACATCGTGCTGTTCGTGCAGAACGTGCTCGGCTACAGCGCCATCGAGGCCGGTGTCGCCTTCCTTCCCGTGACCGTCGCGATCGCGGTGGGTGCGGGTCTGTCGCAGCGCTTCCTGCCCGTGCTCGGCCCCAAGCCGTTCATGATGGGCGGCTCGGCGCTCGTGGTGATCGGGCTGGTGTGGCAGACGTTCATCCGGCCGGACAGCACCTACGTGGGCGGAGTACTGGGCCCCATGCTGGTGTTCGGCTTCGGCATGGGCCTGAACTTCGTCACGGCCACCGTCACCGCCGTGTCCGGTGTCGCCCAGCACGAGGCGGGCGCGGCTTCCGGGTTGCTCAACGCCATGCAGCAGGTCGGGGGTTCGCTCGGGCTGTCCATCCTGACGACCGTCTTCGGTTCGGCCAGCACGGACGAGGCGAAGAAGCAGCTGCCGAAGTTCCTCGCCGGCGCCTCGCCGGAACAGAAGGCGCGGTTCGCCGAGACGCACCAGCTGCCCGCGCCCTGGGGGCACGAGGTGCTCGCCCATGGCATCTCCACCGCCTTCATACCGGCCGCCGCCATGGCCGCTCTCGCCTTCCTCACCGCCTGGCTCGTGCTGAGGGTCCGCAAGAGCGACCTCGACTCCCTCTCGGGCACGGCGGGTCCGCACCTCGGCTGA
- a CDS encoding TetR/AcrR family transcriptional regulator, with protein MATSRWTAAPARTASPRRRGAVLERAILNAALEQLSTVGWKGLTMEGVAAGAQTGKAAVYRRWPSKEDLVADALVSGLPRVEKAPDLGSVREDLLVLCRQVREIMYSRPGVALRSVIHECDHVQVARFEKVIFGSVVEPTVELLREVISRGIERGEVRSDAANGYVFDVIPAMMMYRSKMCASEWSDQDLAEMIDQLMLPLLRPQGA; from the coding sequence ATGGCTACCTCGCGCTGGACGGCCGCGCCCGCTCGCACGGCTTCCCCTCGTCGGCGCGGTGCGGTGCTGGAGCGCGCGATCCTGAACGCCGCGCTGGAGCAACTCAGTACGGTCGGCTGGAAGGGGCTGACCATGGAGGGCGTCGCGGCCGGCGCCCAGACCGGAAAGGCCGCGGTCTATCGCCGCTGGCCCTCCAAAGAGGATCTCGTTGCGGATGCCCTGGTGTCCGGACTGCCCCGGGTGGAGAAGGCCCCGGACCTCGGCAGCGTGCGCGAAGACCTGCTCGTCCTGTGCCGGCAAGTGCGGGAGATCATGTACTCGCGCCCCGGCGTCGCACTCCGTTCAGTCATTCACGAATGCGATCACGTGCAGGTTGCGCGTTTTGAAAAGGTCATCTTCGGGAGCGTCGTGGAGCCGACCGTCGAGCTGCTTCGCGAGGTCATCAGCCGTGGAATAGAGCGCGGAGAGGTCCGCTCGGACGCGGCCAACGGATACGTCTTCGACGTCATCCCGGCCATGATGATGTACCGATCGAAAATGTGCGCCAGCGAATGGAGCGACCAGGATCTCGCGGAGATGATCGACCAGCTGATGCTCCCGCTGCTGCGGCCCCAGGGCGCCTGA
- a CDS encoding ribonuclease HII produces MPYEPPTHTVERSLRATTGAKVIAGVDEVGRGAWAGPVTVCAAITGLRRPPEGLTDSKLLTLKRRTELARTLQSWVTAYALGHASPEEIDDLGMTAALRLAAVRALDALPVRPEAVILDGKHNYLGAPWQVRTVIKGDRSCVAVAAASVIAKVQRDKMMAELGIDHAHFGFADNAGYPSPVHKAALAEWGPTPHHRLSWAYLDALPQWRHLKKVRSWADGSVPEIEGQLGFDF; encoded by the coding sequence ATGCCGTACGAACCACCTACTCACACCGTCGAGCGCTCCCTGCGCGCCACGACCGGAGCGAAGGTCATTGCCGGTGTCGACGAGGTGGGGCGCGGCGCCTGGGCCGGGCCCGTCACCGTCTGCGCGGCGATCACCGGACTGCGCCGCCCGCCCGAGGGGCTGACCGACTCCAAGCTGCTGACCCTCAAGCGGCGTACGGAACTCGCCCGGACCCTGCAGTCGTGGGTGACGGCCTACGCGCTGGGGCATGCTTCCCCCGAGGAGATCGACGACCTGGGGATGACGGCCGCGCTGCGGCTGGCCGCGGTCCGTGCGCTGGACGCTCTGCCGGTCCGTCCCGAAGCCGTGATCCTCGACGGGAAGCACAACTACCTCGGTGCCCCCTGGCAGGTGCGCACGGTGATCAAGGGTGACCGGTCGTGCGTGGCCGTGGCGGCGGCGTCGGTGATCGCCAAGGTTCAGCGCGACAAAATGATGGCCGAACTGGGTATCGACCATGCACACTTCGGGTTTGCGGACAACGCCGGGTATCCGTCGCCCGTGCACAAGGCCGCACTGGCGGAGTGGGGGCCCACCCCTCACCACCGCTTGTCGTGGGCGTATCTTGATGCGTTGCCTCAGTGGCGGCACCTCAAGAAGGTCCGCAGCTGGGCGGACGGAAGCGTTCCGGAAATTGAGGGTCAGCTCGGCTTCGATTTCTGA
- a CDS encoding RecQ family ATP-dependent DNA helicase: MEHTSNAELRTQADAVLARLVGDATGAARLREDQWRAIEALVAERRRALVVQRTGWGKSAVYFVATSLLRARGSGPTVIVSPLLALMRNQVEAAGRAGIHARTINSANTEEWEAVQAEITAGDVDVLLVSPERLNNPDFRDQVLPELSAATGLLVVDEAHCISDWGHDFRPDYRRLRTMLGDLPPGVPVLATTATANARVTADVAEQLGTGGTSDALVLRGPLDRESLSLGVLRLPDAAHRMAWLADHLDDLPGSGIVYTLTVAAAEEVTAFLRQRGHSVASYTGKTENADRQQAEDDLIANRVKALVATSALGMGFDKPDLGFVVHLGSPSSPIAYYQQVGRAGRGVDHAEVLLLPGKEDEAIWEYFASLAFPSEDLVRRTLDVLARADRPLSLPALEPLVELRRSRLETMLKVLDVDGAVRRVKGGWIATGQPWTYDAERYAWVARQRAVEQQAMREYATTTDCRMEFLQRHLDDEGAKPCGRCDNCATPRFTSGLSTAALDAARSDLGRAGVEVEPRRMWPTGLPAIGIDLKGRIPAGEQASPGRALGRLSDIGWGNRLRPLLAPQAPDTAVPDDVAQAVVGVLADWARGPGGWASGASDAPPRPVGVVTVASHSRPRLIHSLGARIAEIGRLPLLGSVEYAGDAPRSPRSNSAQRLKALDGALAVPPALASALAEAQGPVLLVDDFTETGWTLAIAARLLRKSGASGVLPLVLAVQG; encoded by the coding sequence ATGGAGCACACGAGCAACGCGGAACTCCGCACGCAGGCCGACGCCGTCCTCGCCCGTCTCGTCGGGGATGCCACCGGCGCCGCCCGGCTGCGCGAGGACCAGTGGCGGGCGATCGAGGCCCTGGTCGCCGAGCGGCGCCGGGCCCTGGTCGTGCAGCGCACCGGATGGGGCAAGTCCGCGGTGTACTTCGTGGCGACGTCGCTGCTGCGGGCCAGAGGAAGCGGGCCCACGGTGATCGTCTCACCGCTGCTCGCGCTCATGCGGAACCAGGTGGAGGCCGCGGGCCGGGCCGGCATCCACGCCCGGACGATCAACTCCGCCAACACCGAGGAGTGGGAGGCCGTCCAGGCCGAGATCACGGCGGGCGACGTCGACGTGCTGCTCGTCTCGCCGGAGCGGCTGAACAACCCCGACTTCCGTGACCAGGTACTGCCCGAGCTGTCCGCCGCCACCGGCCTGCTGGTCGTGGACGAGGCGCACTGCATCTCCGACTGGGGCCACGACTTCCGCCCCGACTACCGCCGCCTGCGCACGATGCTCGGCGACCTCCCGCCCGGCGTCCCCGTGCTGGCCACCACCGCCACGGCCAACGCGCGGGTGACGGCGGACGTCGCCGAGCAGCTCGGTACGGGCGGCACCTCCGACGCGCTCGTCCTGCGCGGGCCCCTCGACCGGGAGAGTCTGAGCCTCGGCGTGCTGCGCCTGCCGGACGCCGCGCACCGGATGGCCTGGCTCGCGGACCATCTCGACGACCTGCCGGGCTCCGGCATCGTCTACACGCTCACCGTCGCCGCCGCCGAGGAGGTCACCGCGTTCCTGCGGCAGCGCGGGCACTCCGTCGCCTCGTACACGGGCAAGACGGAGAACGCCGACCGGCAGCAGGCGGAGGACGACCTGATCGCCAACCGTGTCAAAGCCCTCGTCGCCACCTCCGCGCTCGGCATGGGCTTCGACAAGCCGGATCTCGGCTTCGTGGTCCATCTCGGTTCGCCCTCCTCCCCCATCGCCTACTACCAGCAGGTCGGCAGGGCCGGCCGCGGCGTCGACCACGCCGAGGTACTGCTGCTGCCGGGCAAGGAGGACGAGGCGATCTGGGAGTACTTCGCCTCGCTGGCCTTCCCCTCCGAGGACCTCGTGCGGCGCACGCTGGACGTCCTCGCCCGGGCGGACAGACCCCTGTCGCTGCCCGCCCTGGAACCGCTGGTCGAGCTGCGCCGCTCCCGTCTGGAGACCATGCTGAAGGTCCTCGACGTGGACGGAGCGGTGCGCCGCGTCAAGGGCGGCTGGATCGCGACCGGACAGCCATGGACGTACGACGCCGAGCGCTACGCGTGGGTGGCTCGGCAGCGCGCGGTCGAGCAGCAGGCGATGCGCGAGTACGCGACCACCACCGACTGCCGGATGGAGTTCCTGCAGCGCCACCTGGACGACGAGGGTGCCAAGCCCTGTGGCCGCTGCGACAACTGCGCGACCCCCCGCTTCACCTCCGGTCTGTCCACGGCGGCGCTGGACGCGGCGCGGAGCGACCTGGGGCGCGCGGGGGTGGAGGTCGAGCCCCGCCGCATGTGGCCGACCGGCCTCCCGGCCATCGGCATCGACCTCAAGGGACGAATCCCGGCCGGGGAACAGGCCTCACCGGGGCGGGCTCTGGGGCGCCTGTCGGACATCGGCTGGGGCAACCGGCTGCGACCGCTGCTCGCGCCCCAGGCACCGGACACCGCGGTGCCGGACGACGTGGCGCAAGCCGTGGTCGGTGTCCTCGCCGACTGGGCCCGGGGTCCCGGCGGCTGGGCCTCCGGTGCCTCCGACGCCCCGCCCCGGCCGGTGGGCGTGGTCACCGTGGCCTCGCACAGCCGGCCCCGGCTGATCCACTCCCTCGGTGCGCGGATCGCCGAGATCGGCCGGCTCCCGCTGCTGGGCTCGGTGGAGTACGCCGGAGACGCGCCCCGTTCGCCGCGCAGCAACAGCGCGCAGCGGCTGAAGGCCCTCGACGGCGCGTTGGCGGTGCCGCCCGCCCTGGCGTCGGCGCTCGCCGAGGCGCAGGGCCCGGTGCTGCTGGTCGACGACTTCACGGAGACGGGCTGGACCCTTGCCATCGCCGCACGCCTGCTCCGGAAGTCCGGCGCGAGCGGCGTGTTGCCTCTCGTCCTCGCCGTTCAGGGGTGA
- a CDS encoding ADP-ribosylglycohydrolase family protein, with the protein MTADSSSLGRLERALTSLRGLAVGDALGSQFFVPVHYPLLKRRELPAGPWQWTDDTEMACSVVAVLAAHHRIDQDALARSFAEHHDFDRGYGPAVNRLLRLVREGGDWRELAAGLFKGQGSWGNGAAMRIAPLGAWYADDPEQATHQAEISAYPTHQHREAVVGAMAVAAAAALAGSPDGPPTPEALLDGVVALVPKSAVGQGLRRARDMLDYDDPATVAAVLGCGRRTTAHDTVPFALWSAARALDDYERAFWTTAQVGGDVDTTCAIVGGVLAAGKAGTPPAEWVRRTEALPDWVPTGA; encoded by the coding sequence ATGACCGCTGACTCCTCTTCCCTCGGGCGCCTGGAGCGCGCGCTGACGAGCCTGCGTGGCCTGGCCGTGGGGGACGCGCTGGGCTCCCAGTTCTTCGTTCCGGTGCACTACCCCCTGCTCAAGCGCCGTGAGCTGCCCGCGGGCCCCTGGCAGTGGACGGACGACACCGAGATGGCCTGCTCCGTGGTCGCCGTCCTCGCCGCCCACCACCGCATCGACCAGGACGCGCTCGCCCGCTCCTTCGCCGAGCACCACGACTTCGACCGAGGCTACGGCCCCGCGGTCAACCGGCTGCTGCGCCTGGTCCGGGAGGGCGGGGACTGGCGGGAGCTGGCCGCCGGCCTCTTCAAGGGACAGGGGTCCTGGGGCAACGGCGCCGCCATGCGGATCGCGCCCCTGGGCGCCTGGTACGCGGACGATCCCGAGCAGGCGACCCACCAGGCGGAGATCTCGGCCTACCCCACCCACCAGCACCGGGAAGCCGTGGTCGGGGCCATGGCCGTGGCCGCCGCGGCGGCACTGGCCGGCTCGCCGGACGGCCCGCCCACCCCCGAGGCTCTCCTCGACGGCGTCGTCGCACTCGTACCGAAGAGCGCGGTCGGTCAGGGCCTGCGCCGCGCCCGGGACATGCTCGACTACGACGACCCGGCCACCGTCGCGGCCGTCCTCGGCTGCGGACGTCGTACGACGGCCCACGACACCGTGCCCTTCGCCCTCTGGTCCGCCGCGCGGGCCCTCGACGACTACGAGAGGGCGTTCTGGACGACCGCACAGGTGGGCGGGGACGTCGACACCACCTGCGCCATCGTGGGCGGCGTGCTCGCCGCCGGCAAGGCCGGGACACCGCCCGCCGAGTGGGTGCGGCGCACCGAGGCGCTGCCGGACTGGGTGCCCACGGGCGCCTGA